CCTGCTGCTGACGATCGGGCCGATGCTGTACTCGGCGTACCTCGCCTTCACCGACTACGACCTGCTGAGCGCGCCCAGGTGGATCGGCCTCGGGAACTTCCGCCGGATGTTCTCCGCGGACCCGAGGTACCTGTCGTCGGTCAGGGTCACCCTCGTCTATGTCGCGGTCTCGGTGCCGTTGCTGCTGATCGTGTCGATGGCGCTCGCCCTGCTGCTGAACAAGGGAATCAGGTTCCTGTCCGGTTACCGCGCGCTGTTCTATCTGCCCTCGCTGATGGGCGCGAGCGTCGCGATCGCCGTGCTGTGGCGGCAGATCTTCGGTGGGACCGGGCTGGTGAACCAGGTGCTCGGTCTGTTCGGCATCAAGCACGGCAGCTGGGTCGGCAGTCCCGGCACCGCGCTGTGGACGATCGTCACACTCAACTTGTGGGCGTTCGGCGCCACGATGATCATCTTCCTGGCCGGCCTGCGCCAGGTCCCGGCGGAGTTGCACGAGGCAGCCGCGGTCGACGGCGCCGGGCCGATCCGTCGCTTTTTCAGCGTCACGCTGCCGCTGATGACGCCGCTGATCTTCTTCAACCTGCTGCTCGACACGATCCACGCGTTCCAGGCGTTCACCGGCGCGTTCGTGGTCAGCCGTGGCACGGGCGGCCCCACCGACTCGACCTTGTTCTACACGCTCTACCTGTACCAGCAGGGATTCGCCGAACTGAAGATGGGCTACGCCTCGGCGATGGCCTGGGCGCTGGTGATCGTGCTGGCTGCCTTCACCGGTTTCCTCTTCCTCACCGCCCGGCGCTGGGTCTACTACGGAGACGAACG
The Kribbella voronezhensis DNA segment above includes these coding regions:
- a CDS encoding carbohydrate ABC transporter permease, which gives rise to MKNSERTGREGLTAYLFLSPWLAGILLLTIGPMLYSAYLAFTDYDLLSAPRWIGLGNFRRMFSADPRYLSSVRVTLVYVAVSVPLLLIVSMALALLLNKGIRFLSGYRALFYLPSLMGASVAIAVLWRQIFGGTGLVNQVLGLFGIKHGSWVGSPGTALWTIVTLNLWAFGATMIIFLAGLRQVPAELHEAAAVDGAGPIRRFFSVTLPLMTPLIFFNLLLDTIHAFQAFTGAFVVSRGTGGPTDSTLFYTLYLYQQGFAELKMGYASAMAWALVIVLAAFTGFLFLTARRWVYYGDER